In Lentibacillus amyloliquefaciens, one DNA window encodes the following:
- a CDS encoding L-lactate permease: MHLLVALSAIIAPFIFLVIFRMPAVKGMFYSALIVIGLAFFVWGMGGTVVIASILQGLHKALTILLILFGAVVLLNTLRHTGAVDRINRGFRNISSDMRVQVIIVAFLFGALIEGAAGFGTPAVVTGPLMVALGFNPMAAAALALIADSSPVSFGAVGTPVQIGLSNIPGADLAFFNEIGLKITLIDLFAGTFIPLILVAILTLFFGKKKELSSTLSMAPWALLIGIAYTGSSLLYAALFGQEFVSILAALTGLAVATLTARKGFFLPKITWNEALQSDFKESEEKSSMGLIKAWSPYLVVVGLLLITRIIDPIKEFTLTYVDLTWSNILGIEGITSGWEVLYSPGTVLVVAAVFAILIQRKSFSNFAKASKESLGQIKSAGMALFSTLALVQVFTNTGMNMDDLVSMPQYIAESLAATFGSRWLFVAPFLGELGSFITGSATVSTLTFSPIQYNVANEVGMNTQIILGLQVIGSAAGNMICVHNVVAASTVVGLSGKEGDIIRKTLLPALIYGILAGVGGFIIMQFF; the protein is encoded by the coding sequence GTGCATTTACTCGTAGCATTAAGTGCCATAATTGCACCGTTTATTTTCCTGGTTATCTTTCGAATGCCGGCAGTTAAAGGGATGTTTTACAGTGCACTTATTGTGATTGGCTTAGCGTTTTTTGTTTGGGGAATGGGTGGAACAGTTGTCATCGCTTCTATTCTTCAGGGGTTACATAAAGCGTTGACAATTCTACTAATTCTATTTGGCGCTGTTGTTCTACTAAATACACTCCGGCATACCGGTGCAGTAGATCGGATCAACCGGGGATTTCGTAATATATCGAGTGATATGCGTGTTCAAGTTATTATTGTTGCCTTTTTGTTCGGTGCTCTGATTGAGGGAGCAGCAGGGTTTGGAACACCAGCTGTTGTAACAGGTCCTTTGATGGTTGCGCTTGGTTTTAATCCGATGGCTGCCGCAGCATTGGCTCTAATCGCTGATAGTTCACCCGTATCTTTCGGTGCGGTCGGTACACCGGTTCAGATAGGTTTGAGTAATATTCCTGGTGCAGATTTGGCATTTTTTAATGAGATTGGTTTAAAAATTACGCTAATTGATTTATTCGCCGGGACATTTATACCACTCATTTTAGTTGCTATTCTGACGCTATTCTTTGGTAAGAAAAAAGAATTGTCCAGTACATTATCGATGGCTCCATGGGCACTTCTCATTGGTATAGCCTATACTGGGTCATCACTTTTATATGCAGCACTCTTCGGACAGGAGTTTGTGTCAATTTTGGCAGCGTTAACAGGATTGGCTGTTGCTACCTTAACTGCAAGAAAAGGTTTTTTTCTACCAAAAATAACATGGAACGAAGCACTTCAGTCTGATTTCAAAGAATCAGAGGAGAAATCCAGTATGGGACTGATAAAAGCATGGTCACCATATCTGGTAGTGGTAGGGTTACTGCTTATTACTAGAATCATAGACCCAATTAAAGAGTTCACCCTTACCTACGTTGATTTGACATGGAGCAATATTCTTGGAATTGAAGGGATTACTTCCGGGTGGGAAGTGTTGTACTCACCTGGTACAGTTTTAGTTGTTGCGGCTGTATTCGCAATATTAATCCAGCGTAAGTCATTTTCGAATTTCGCAAAGGCTTCAAAAGAATCACTTGGACAAATCAAGAGCGCGGGCATGGCTTTGTTTTCAACACTTGCACTGGTACAGGTGTTTACCAACACCGGAATGAATATGGATGACCTAGTTAGTATGCCACAATACATTGCAGAGTCACTGGCAGCAACGTTTGGTTCCAGATGGTTATTTGTTGCTCCATTCCTTGGGGAGCTTGGTTCATTTATTACCGGAAGTGCAACAGTGTCAACACTAACGTTTTCGCCAATTCAGTATAATGTTGCAAATGAAGTTGGCATGAATACCCAAATTATATTGGGATTACAGGTTATTGGCAGCGCTGCAGGGAATATGATTTGTGTGCATAATGTGGTTGCAGCGTCGACAGTTGTTGGTTTGTCTGGTAAAGAAGGAGATATAATCAGGAAGACCTTGTTACCAGCATTAATATATGGAATATTGGCTGGTGTTGGTGGATTTATCATCATGCAATTCTTTTAA
- a CDS encoding FadR/GntR family transcriptional regulator: MEVKPIKIRKTYEEISDSLINMLKSGELSPGDKLASVEQLAKSYNVSRSAVREALSGLRAIGLVETRQGEGTYITEFDASQFSLPVSTALLLKREDIKELSEVRKILEVGSAGQAAINHREEDLIPMKEALQKMYDAKGKGELGEKADLEFHFAIVNATHNKMLINLMSSVSDIVVESMRETRRLVLYSSEKRASLFEEHQRIFEAITSRNFGDAQNAMSEHLINVDRLLAEYID, encoded by the coding sequence TTGGAAGTCAAACCAATTAAGATAAGAAAGACATATGAAGAAATTTCAGATTCATTAATTAACATGTTAAAATCCGGTGAGCTTTCTCCGGGCGATAAGTTAGCTTCAGTTGAACAACTAGCGAAAAGCTATAATGTGAGCCGTTCAGCTGTTCGGGAAGCATTAAGCGGGTTGCGTGCCATCGGTTTAGTGGAAACGCGCCAAGGTGAAGGAACCTATATTACCGAGTTTGATGCTTCACAATTTTCACTCCCTGTCTCCACTGCGTTACTGCTGAAGCGCGAAGACATCAAAGAGTTATCCGAGGTACGGAAAATTCTTGAAGTTGGTTCGGCTGGCCAAGCAGCAATTAATCACCGGGAAGAAGATTTAATTCCAATGAAAGAAGCATTACAGAAAATGTATGATGCGAAGGGAAAGGGCGAACTTGGTGAAAAAGCCGACCTTGAATTCCATTTCGCAATTGTAAATGCAACACATAACAAAATGCTGATAAACTTGATGTCAAGTGTGTCCGATATTGTAGTTGAATCCATGCGGGAAACACGTCGACTGGTTTTATATTCCAGTGAAAAAAGAGCATCACTCTTTGAAGAACATCAACGTATTTTTGAAGCTATTACATCCAGAAATTTTGGCGATGCTCAAAATGCAATGAGTGAACATCTGATAAATGTTGACCGTTTATTAGCAGAGTATATCGATTGA